One stretch of Sebastes umbrosus isolate fSebUmb1 chromosome 5, fSebUmb1.pri, whole genome shotgun sequence DNA includes these proteins:
- the LOC119488662 gene encoding interferon-induced protein with tetratricopeptide repeats 1-like produces the protein MMSAAQSQTTLESKLEALQCHFTWDLDPSRNKLFYLRDQLEDIGTEEGNSWLGHIYNLWGFIQYKLGLTEDAQSLFNKAAEAFRQMRSADEGPWLVVNYGNLAWLNHHLGDQAESQAYLTKIDALMNKYPSPSQDELHPEIYAEKAWTLMKFNTDKNLAADYFQRAIKMQPDMVEWNTSHVLVLARAFKHSNTGLEADMLEKVRIAKEQDPENLYLAAYYLEQCAKKGERIEDEARELARKVLRNPVSSYSGMKPLIRVYRNYVSIDEAIELAEEALENHPDERYLKRCAALCYKWKILFFRDSRPKQSMIDRAISLHEEVISLYPHSSFVKELDLANMYAKSSHGQAKAEQMYQELLERNLEPPEKQVLYNYYAKYLIFERREYQRSIKYHMKAAAIPQQSFYRGNSIKVLEKITAKGRNQMCREIEEFLENLQEP, from the exons ATGATGAG TGCTGCTCAGAGTCAAACAACATTGGAGTCCAAACTGGAGGCCCTGCAGTGCCACTTCACCTGGGATCTGGACCCCAGCAGGAACAAACTTTTCTATCTCAGGGACCAGCTGGAGGACATCggcacagaggagggaaacagctggctggGTCACATTTACAACCTGTGGGGGTTCATTCAATACAAGCTGGGGTTGACTGAAGACGCCCAGAGTTTGTTCAACAAGGCTGCAGAGGCCTTCCGCCAGATGAGAAGTGCAGATGAGGGTCCCTGGTTAGTGGTGAACTACGGGAACCTGGCTTGGCTGAACCACCACCTGGGAGACCAAGCAGAGAGTCAGGCTTACCTGACAAAGATCGACGCCCTGATGAATAAATACCCATCTCCATCCCAGGACGAGCTCCATCCAGAGATCTACGCTGAAAAAGCCTGGACCCTGATGAAATTCAACACAGACAAAAATCTGGCTGCAGATTACTTCCAGAGAGCCATCAAGATGCAgccggacatggtggagtggaaCACCAGCCACGTCTTAGTGTTAGCGAGAGCTTTTAAACACAGCAACACGGGGCTGGAGGCTGACATGTTGGAGAAAGTGAGAATCGCCAAGGAACAGGATCCAGAGAACTTGTACCTCGCTGCTTACTACCTTGAGCAATGTGctaagaaaggagagagaattgAAGATGAAGCACGAGAGTTAGCCAGAAAGGTTTTGAGAAATCCCGTCAGCAGCTACAGTGGTATGAAACCATTAATAAGGGTTTACAGAAACTATGTTTCTATTGATGAGGCCATTGAATTGGCAGAGGAggctctggaaaaccatccagaTGAGCGTTATCTGAAGAGATGTGCTGCACTCTGTTACAAATGGAAGATCCTTTTTTTCAGGGACAGTCGCCCAAAGCAAAGCATGATAGACAGAGCAATCAGTCTCCATGAGGAGGTGATTTCTCTTTACCCTCATTCTTCATTTGTGAAGGAACTAGACCTCGCAAATATGTATGCAAAATCCAGTCACGGCCAGGCTAAAGCTGAGCAGATGTATCAGGAACTGCTAGAAAGGAATCTGGAACCTCCAGAGAAGCAGGTCCTTTACAACTACTacgcaaaatatttaatcttcgAGCGACGGGAGTACCAAAGGTCAATAAAATATCACATGAAGGCAGCAGCGATACCGCAACAATCCTTCTATCGTGGGAACAGCATCAAAGTCCTGGAGAAGATTACAGCCAAAGGCAGGAACCAAATGTGTAGAGAAATAGAGGAGTTTCTGGAAAACCTGCAAGAGCCATAG
- the LOC119488664 gene encoding interferon-induced protein with tetratricopeptide repeats 5-like — translation MMSAAQSQTTLVSKLEALQCHFTWDLDPSRNKLLRFCDQLEDIGTEEGNSWLGHICNLQGFIQYKLGLTKDAQSLFNKAAEAFRQMRSADEGPWLVVNYGNLAWLNHHLGDQAESQAYLTKIDALMNKYPSPSQDELHPEIYAEKAWTLMKFSRDRNLAADYFQRAIKMQPDMVEWNTSHVLVLARAFTHSNTGLEADMLEKVRIAKEQDPENLYLAAYYLEQCAKKGERIEDEARELARKVLRNPVSSYSGIKKLIRVYRNYVSIDEAIELAEEALENHPDERYLKRCAALCYKWKIMCFSNNRPKQSMIDRAITLHEEVIPLYPHSRFVKEIDLTNMYAKSNHGQAKAEQMYQELLERDLETPEKQVLYNHYAKY, via the exons ATGATGAG TGCTGCTCAGAGTCAAACAACACTGGTGTCCAAACTGGAGGCCCTGCAGTGCCACTTCACCTGGGATCTGGACCCCAGCAGGAACAAACTTCTCCGTTTCTGTGACCAGCTGGAGGACATCggcacagaggagggaaacagctggctggGTCACATTTGCAACCTGCAGGGGTTCATTCAATACAAGCTGGGGCTCACTAAAGACGCCCAGAGTTTGTTCAATAAGGCTGCAGAGGCCTTCCGCCAGATGAGAAGTGCAGATGAGGGTCCCTGGTTAGTGGTGAACTACGGGAACCTGGCTTGGCTGAACCACCACCTGGGAGACCAAGCAGAGAGTCAGGCTTACCTGACAAAGATCGACGCCCTGATGAATAAATACCCATCTCCATCCCAGGACGAGCTCCATCCAGAGATCTACGCTGAAAAAGCCTGGACCCTGATGAAGTTTAGCAGAGACAGAAATCTGGCTGCAGATTACTTCCAGAGAGCCATCAAGATGCAgccggacatggtggagtggaaCACCAGCCACGTCTTAGTGTTAGCGAGAGCTTTTACACACAGCAACACGGGGCTGGAGGCTGACATGTTGGAGAAAGTGAGAATCGCCAAGGAACAGGATCCAGAGAACTTGTACCTCGCTGCTTACTACCTTGAGCAATGTGctaagaaaggagagagaattgaagatgaagcacgagagttagccagaaaggttttgagaaatcccgtcagcagctacagtggtattaaaaaattaataaggGTTTACAGAAACTATGTTTCTATTGATGAGGCCATTGAATTGGCAGAGGAggctctggaaaaccatccagaTGAGCGTTATCTGAAGAGATGTGCTGCACTCTGTTACAAATGGAAGATCATGTGTTTCAGTAACAATCGCCCAAAGCAAAGCATGATAGACAGAGCAATCACTCTCCATGAGGAGGTGATTCCTCTTTACCCTCATTCTCGATTTGTGAAGGAAATAGACCTCACAAATATGTACGCAAAATCCAATCACGGCCAGGCTAAAGCTGAGCAGATGTATCAGGAACTGCTAGAAAGGGATCTGGAAACTCCAGAGAAGCAGGTCCTTTACAACCACTACGCAAAATATTAA
- the LOC119488843 gene encoding interferon-induced protein with tetratricopeptide repeats 1-like encodes MMSAAQSQTTLVSILEALQCHFTWDLDPNRSVLLHRRDQLEDIGTEEGNSWLGHIYNLRGFVQYKLGLTEDAQSLFNKAAEAFRQMRSAVEGPWLVVNYGNLAWLNHHLGDQAESQAYLTKIDALMNKYPSPSQDELHPEIYAEKAWTLMKFSTDRKLVADYFQRAIKMQPDMVEWNTSHVMYSNKQLGADNLEKVRMAKEQDPENLYLAVYYLEQCAKKGERIEDEVRELARRVLRNPVSSYSGMKGLLRLYRNYVSIDEAIDLAEEALENHPDERYLKRCAALYYKWFIYFSDSRPKQSMIDRAISLHEEVILLYPHCSLMKEIDLAHIYAKSNHGQAKAEQIYQELLERDLEPAKKQVLYCTYAKYLNFDRQDCKGAIQYHMKAAAIPHQSAFRRKSIRVLGKFKDSSRDQVRRSKLEEFLENLQEP; translated from the exons ATGATGAG TGCTGCTCAGAGTCAAACAACACTGGTGTCCATACTGGAGGCCCTGCAGTGCCACTTCACCTGGGATCTGGACCCCAACAGGTCTGTACTCTTACATCGCAGGGACCAGCTGGAGGACATCggcacagaggagggaaacagctggctggGTCACATTTACAATCTGCGGGGGTTCGTTCAATACAAGCTGGGGTTGACTGAAGATGCCCAGAGTTTGTTCAACAAGGCTGCAGAGGCCTTCCGACAGATGAGAAGTGCAGTTGAGGGTCCCTGGTTAGTGGTGAACTACGGGAACCTGGCTTGGCTGAACCACCACCTGGGAGACCAAGCAGAGAGTCAGGCTTACCTGACGAAGATCGACGCCCTGATGAATAAATACCCATCTCCATCCCAGGACGAGCTCCATCCAGAGATCTACGCTGAAAAAGCCTGGACCCTGATGAAGTTCAGCACAGACAGAAAGCTGGTTGCAGATTACTTCCAGAGAGCCATCAAGATGCAgccggacatggtggagtggaaCACCAGCCATGTCATGTACAGCAACAAACAGCTGGGGGCTGACAACTTGGAGAAAGTGAGAATGGCAAAGGAACAGGATCCAGAGAACTTGTACCTCGCTGTTTACTACCTTGAGCAATGTGctaagaaaggagagagaattgAAGATGAAGTACGAGAGTTAGCCAGAAGGGTTTTGAGAAATCCTGTCAGCAGCTACAGTGGTATGAAAGGGTTACTAAGGCTGTACAGAAATTATGTATCTATTGACGAAGCCATTGATTTGGCAGAGGAggctctggaaaaccatccagaTGAGCGTTATCTGAAGAGATGTGCTGCACTCTACTACAaatggtttatttatttcagtgacAGTCGCCCAAAGCAAAGCATGATAGACAGAGCGATCAGTCTCCATGAGGAGGTGATTTTGCTTTACCCTCATTGTTCACTTATGAAGGAAATAGACCTCGCACATATATACGCAAAATCCAATCACGGCCAGGCTAAAGCTGAGCAGATATACCAGGAACTGCTAGAAAGGGATCTGGAACCTGCAAAGAAGCAGGTGCTTTACTGCACCTACGCAAAATATTTAAACTTCGATCGACAGGATTGCAAAGGGGCAATACAATATCACATGAAGGCGGCAGCGATACCGCATCAGTCCGCCTTTCGTAGGAAGAGCATTAGAGTTCTGGGGAAGTTTAAAGATAGCAGCAGGGACCAAGTGCGAAGAAGCAAATTAGAGGAGTTTTTGGAAAACCTGCAAGAGCCATAG